Proteins from one Cellulosilyticum lentocellum DSM 5427 genomic window:
- a CDS encoding Uma2 family endonuclease: MALSDDYHKEECIQGVIYNMFPSAPFEHATVNGNIYGELYAQLKHSLCSVFMENADLHFDEQSKDYVVPDIMIVCNTKAFKKGTKKYYGIPKFIVETLSPSTAKKDRTVKKDLYAKKGVSEYWIVDYKSKSVEVHYLKNGTYELVNVLMLQDDSEEDDYNAKEVLELREFPGVKLVLEDIFHHVDLV; encoded by the coding sequence ATGGCACTTAGTGATGATTATCATAAAGAAGAATGTATCCAAGGTGTAATTTATAATATGTTCCCCTCTGCACCTTTTGAGCATGCTACTGTAAATGGGAATATTTATGGTGAGCTATATGCTCAACTTAAACACTCTCTATGCAGCGTATTTATGGAAAATGCAGATTTGCACTTTGATGAGCAAAGCAAAGACTATGTTGTTCCAGATATTATGATTGTTTGTAATACTAAGGCCTTTAAGAAGGGAACTAAAAAGTACTACGGTATACCTAAATTCATAGTAGAAACATTAAGCCCTTCTACGGCTAAAAAGGATAGAACTGTCAAAAAAGACTTATATGCTAAAAAGGGCGTAAGTGAATATTGGATTGTAGACTATAAATCAAAATCTGTAGAGGTACATTATCTAAAGAATGGTACTTATGAACTGGTTAACGTCCTTATGCTACAAGATGATTCTGAAGAGGATGATTATAATGCAAAAGAAGTTCTTGAACTTAGAGAATTTCCAGGTGTGAAACTTGTTTTAGAAGATATATTCCATCATGTAGATTTGGTATAA
- a CDS encoding helix-turn-helix transcriptional regulator, whose protein sequence is MTEENKKMSKAERLLKLYNHLQGGKRYTKAELATEMDIDERTVQRDIRILNTYLEDIDPHSGVYIRNNPIDYHYEMIGRQEENLNSGEILVLAKILLESRALEKEELDHIIQKLVRYSKRQGQESIEQYILSEKYHYTELQNNSKRIEPLVNLAQAISGRRKVKLEYIKQNEEIVERLVKPISIMFSEYYFYLIAYLKDETKPIMYRIDRILAYEILEEGFSLSEQNRFEEGEIRKRIQFMYPGELMTIKLRFWGPSLEALLDRLPTAKIVEKEGEAYIIQAEVYGKGVKMWLLSQANYIEVLEPLNFREEMKQTIEQMFKLYN, encoded by the coding sequence ATGACTGAAGAAAACAAGAAAATGAGCAAAGCAGAACGACTACTTAAACTTTACAACCATTTACAAGGTGGTAAAAGATATACCAAGGCCGAATTAGCTACTGAAATGGACATAGATGAAAGAACAGTACAACGAGATATTAGAATCCTTAATACATATCTAGAAGATATTGATCCTCATAGTGGGGTGTATATTAGGAATAATCCCATAGACTATCATTACGAAATGATAGGAAGACAAGAGGAAAATCTTAATAGTGGGGAAATACTTGTACTAGCTAAAATTTTATTAGAAAGTAGAGCCTTAGAAAAAGAAGAACTAGATCATATTATTCAAAAACTTGTTAGGTACAGTAAAAGGCAAGGTCAGGAGTCTATAGAGCAATATATTCTGAGTGAGAAGTACCACTATACAGAACTTCAAAATAATAGTAAACGCATAGAACCCCTGGTAAATCTAGCACAGGCTATTAGTGGTAGGCGGAAAGTTAAGCTTGAATACATTAAACAAAATGAAGAGATAGTAGAACGGCTTGTTAAACCTATTAGCATTATGTTTTCAGAGTACTATTTTTACCTGATTGCCTATTTAAAGGATGAAACAAAGCCTATCATGTATCGTATAGATCGGATATTAGCTTATGAGATACTAGAAGAGGGTTTTAGTTTAAGTGAGCAGAATCGCTTTGAAGAAGGAGAGATAAGAAAGCGTATTCAGTTTATGTATCCAGGAGAGTTAATGACTATTAAGCTAAGATTCTGGGGACCCTCTTTGGAAGCACTATTAGACAGACTTCCAACAGCTAAAATAGTTGAGAAAGAGGGAGAAGCTTATATCATACAAGCAGAGGTATATGGTAAAGGCGTTAAGATGTGGCTTTTAAGTCAGGCAAATTACATAGAAGTACTAGAGCCGCTGAACTTTAGAGAAGAAATGAAGCAAACCATAGAACAGATGTTTAAACTATACAACTAA
- a CDS encoding zinc ribbon domain-containing protein, translated as MKANKFFIPFTYCPKCGHYILSGADKCPKCGLDLQVIEP; from the coding sequence ATGAAAGCTAATAAATTTTTTATTCCATTTACATACTGCCCTAAATGCGGTCATTACATATTATCAGGAGCTGACAAATGTCCAAAGTGCGGTCTTGATTTACAAGTGATAGAGCCATAA
- a CDS encoding DUF5050 domain-containing protein, with product MGRKDFQKGMVAGAKPFEEKFRRQGEAIDRVSRKLNERLDEIDEVTDAILDDLSAMEKKRLYDLNTVVNISELDETEKEFLIALLYTIANMGEQITSYQQQFIRSVKNYLGIMNVQAEVNLASIENIESINSQKAILQTIMEYLFLDYANHDYMDEYEDVFEYFSVNRKGVQEIKDKIDNIYRLAGLQGIAENYGYVPPADTAMGGNGANHKFHYTGPVNKMGNTLHNLSNGGYMARQGEYLFFAEPENDYFLYRSKINGEDKKCICEEEAKSINVVGNAIYYIVANVIYKVDLDGDSRTKVCSLKDIPIAKEKSLPIHRNKESKLFMMVVGSHLFVIVENVTILGLQGVDVYTVDEQSGKVTKCFTCQGVVSADENNIYYFNDYKKFYKYSIATESIEQIAQTSGASCSNEDILFINNKLYYRCYYIEKFLFKDMHYDKIEKNDLSNHIVSDIIPKSSDVAQDIIRYDNLDDTYAYCLYTNQIKRFSPDTPSTKKEVYLSDQGYIENLHVIGDRLFFFEKVNNKTQWQSIKTV from the coding sequence ATGGGAAGAAAAGATTTTCAAAAAGGCATGGTAGCAGGAGCGAAGCCTTTTGAGGAAAAGTTTAGAAGACAAGGCGAAGCCATAGATAGAGTAAGTCGTAAGCTTAATGAAAGATTAGATGAGATTGATGAAGTAACGGATGCTATATTAGACGATTTATCTGCTATGGAGAAAAAAAGACTGTATGATCTAAATACTGTCGTCAATATTTCAGAGCTTGATGAGACAGAAAAAGAATTCTTGATAGCGCTTCTTTATACAATTGCCAATATGGGTGAGCAGATTACATCATACCAACAACAATTTATCCGCTCGGTAAAAAACTATTTAGGTATAATGAATGTACAAGCTGAAGTAAATCTAGCTAGTATAGAAAATATTGAAAGTATTAATTCCCAAAAAGCAATATTGCAAACCATTATGGAGTATCTATTCCTTGATTATGCAAACCATGATTATATGGACGAATACGAAGATGTTTTCGAGTATTTTAGTGTTAATAGAAAAGGTGTCCAGGAAATTAAAGATAAGATTGATAATATTTATAGATTAGCGGGCTTACAAGGGATAGCAGAGAATTACGGCTATGTACCACCAGCTGACACGGCAATGGGTGGGAATGGAGCAAATCACAAGTTCCACTATACTGGTCCAGTCAATAAGATGGGCAATACACTACATAACCTATCAAATGGGGGATATATGGCAAGGCAAGGAGAATATTTATTCTTTGCGGAACCAGAAAATGATTACTTCTTATATAGATCCAAAATAAATGGGGAAGACAAAAAGTGCATCTGTGAAGAGGAAGCCAAATCCATAAATGTAGTAGGGAATGCCATCTATTACATTGTTGCTAATGTGATTTATAAGGTTGATTTAGATGGAGATTCTAGAACTAAAGTATGCTCCTTAAAGGATATTCCAATAGCTAAAGAAAAAAGTTTACCTATACACCGTAATAAAGAATCAAAGCTTTTTATGATGGTAGTGGGTAGCCATCTATTTGTGATAGTGGAAAATGTAACTATATTGGGATTACAAGGTGTAGATGTTTATACTGTAGATGAACAAAGCGGTAAAGTTACAAAGTGCTTTACATGCCAAGGGGTAGTCAGTGCTGATGAAAATAATATTTATTACTTTAATGACTATAAGAAATTCTACAAGTATAGTATAGCAACTGAAAGCATCGAGCAAATTGCCCAGACCAGTGGTGCAAGCTGTAGTAATGAAGATATCCTTTTTATTAATAATAAGCTTTATTATAGATGTTATTACATAGAGAAATTCTTATTTAAGGATATGCACTATGACAAGATAGAGAAGAACGATTTAAGTAACCATATAGTAAGTGATATAATACCTAAAAGTTCTGATGTGGCACAAGATATAATCCGCTACGATAATCTAGATGATACCTATGCTTATTGTCTTTATACAAACCAAATTAAAAGATTTTCGCCAGATACACCATCAACTAAAAAAGAAGTCTACTTATCAGACCAAGGGTATATTGAAAATTTACATGTGATAGGAGACAGGCTATTCTTTTTTGAAAAAGTGAATAATAAAACGCAGTGGCAATCTATAAAAACAGTGTAA
- a CDS encoding LacI family DNA-binding transcriptional regulator, with product MCSIKDVAKHANVSVTTVSRVLNDFPNISAKTRQKVLDSITALDYHPDYMARSLSKQQSLIIGVIIPDCSHPFFAELVKHIEMTAENNGYKILLCNSLNDEKKERSYINMLKEKRVAGIIMGSHLINTDFYQSIHRPIITFDRYLGDNIPYIGSDNFTGGQLATQHLIDSGCKSLLHISGSHQLHTQANKRSDGFKITCIENDINYQILEYQYAQLTFDYYYEYIKTTVSPLLSEIDGVFCSNDILAYALYVYCTNHDISVPKTLKIVGYDYCQFTRLLQHPRITTIAQPIPIIGELLSKNIIQMIEDGETHNVYSQTLGVKLVKGITT from the coding sequence ATGTGTAGTATTAAAGATGTTGCTAAGCATGCCAATGTATCAGTAACAACCGTATCACGTGTACTGAATGATTTCCCCAATATTAGTGCCAAAACTCGCCAAAAAGTTTTAGATAGCATCACTGCTCTAGATTATCACCCAGACTATATGGCTCGTTCTCTTTCTAAGCAACAATCCTTAATCATCGGCGTTATTATTCCTGATTGCTCTCATCCTTTCTTCGCTGAACTTGTGAAGCATATCGAAATGACTGCTGAAAATAATGGCTACAAAATATTATTATGTAACTCATTAAATGACGAAAAGAAAGAGCGTTCTTACATAAATATGCTTAAAGAAAAACGTGTTGCAGGTATTATTATGGGAAGCCATCTGATTAATACAGACTTTTATCAAAGCATCCATAGGCCTATTATTACTTTTGACCGTTACTTAGGTGATAATATTCCTTACATAGGATCCGATAATTTTACCGGTGGACAATTAGCAACTCAGCATCTAATCGATAGCGGATGCAAAAGTTTACTTCACATATCAGGTTCTCATCAGCTCCATACTCAAGCTAATAAACGTTCTGATGGTTTTAAAATTACCTGTATAGAAAATGATATAAATTATCAGATACTCGAATATCAGTATGCTCAGCTTACTTTTGATTATTATTATGAATATATAAAAACTACAGTTTCTCCTCTTCTCTCTGAAATAGATGGTGTTTTCTGCAGTAACGACATATTAGCCTACGCATTATATGTTTATTGCACTAATCACGATATTTCTGTTCCTAAAACACTTAAAATAGTGGGATATGATTATTGTCAATTCACAAGATTGCTTCAGCATCCTCGTATTACTACTATTGCCCAACCTATTCCTATTATAGGTGAATTATTATCTAAAAATATCATTCAAATGATTGAAGATGGTGAGACTCATAATGTTTATAGTCAAACTCTTGGAGTTAAATTAGTAAAAGGTATAACAACTTAA
- a CDS encoding methyl-accepting chemotaxis protein, giving the protein MHRISLSKQLLILLLVLSLLPTALLSILTNNAAQNSMSNSIGMYSQKIIDYLGYNINFSFTSVNATVRNISMNDSIKQLIKKHTSLSSLDKIAVTKDIDKYFRDLVMKDNFISSLHILSQDQIIYSSVSPLNSSLNANQIDLYLQSEEFRHSDVIKSFDTNTDLNSNWFSISNPNSQGIYIGLKASDNAYLILSVNPDYYFNLINATSISKDLNVLIIDKQDNIVLSDKKDLIFSNFLESNVPYKQQLIRESSNLISDTKIYNKKLVSYFNSENNWTIIIEAPIYSLMSDFYKSLLKLLIIIITLMFLIILASIYFSRKIVLPIKRMANYMDCIKKGNLNILEEVQTNIPVSNKEIDLLVTGFIDMLSTLNKLICNAKEVTAVVERNTLALQDVSTNTLNSATEIESAIESITQGTISQCAKIEQSVCLTNELSHTINEVSSFLSQLQSTCQFTVDTSKNAQIDIEMLSEHSLNNLCISNSINLQVIELGNQVDKVNSILTIIKNISEQTNLLALNASIEAARAGVAGRGFVIVANEIKSLALQTINAINHISSLLKDIELQKQATLTDLNKSIKIFENEAPLVQKTTDNLKNIFKQMDSINNYIVDVHSLLDNCVIKQNNFNANIKDISYISQESVSIAQEVNSEAIQQTTYANQILLVSDALSKSVTNLKQSYERFNY; this is encoded by the coding sequence ATGCATCGTATCAGTTTATCAAAGCAGTTACTTATTTTATTACTTGTACTGAGCCTTCTACCTACAGCTTTATTATCTATCTTAACCAATAATGCAGCACAAAACTCTATGTCCAATTCTATCGGGATGTACTCTCAAAAAATAATTGATTATCTAGGCTATAATATTAATTTTTCTTTTACTTCAGTAAATGCAACGGTACGCAATATTTCAATGAATGATTCTATTAAACAACTTATAAAGAAACATACCTCGCTATCTTCCTTAGATAAAATTGCTGTAACTAAAGATATTGATAAATATTTTAGAGATTTAGTTATGAAAGATAATTTTATTAGTTCTTTACATATATTATCTCAAGATCAAATAATATATAGCTCTGTATCACCTCTTAATTCATCTTTAAATGCCAATCAAATTGATTTATATTTACAATCTGAAGAATTTAGGCATTCAGATGTCATAAAATCTTTTGATACAAATACTGATCTTAACTCTAATTGGTTTTCGATATCTAATCCTAATTCTCAAGGTATCTATATTGGTTTAAAAGCTTCAGATAATGCTTATTTAATTTTATCTGTAAATCCTGACTATTATTTTAATTTAATTAACGCCACTTCAATTAGTAAGGATCTTAATGTGTTAATTATTGATAAGCAGGATAATATTGTCTTATCAGATAAAAAAGATTTGATTTTTAGTAACTTTCTAGAATCTAATGTTCCCTACAAACAACAGCTAATTCGTGAAAGTTCAAACTTAATATCTGATACAAAAATCTATAATAAAAAACTTGTTAGTTATTTTAACAGTGAAAATAATTGGACCATCATTATTGAAGCTCCTATTTACTCTCTTATGAGTGATTTCTATAAATCTTTATTGAAATTACTCATAATTATTATCACTCTAATGTTTCTTATCATATTAGCAAGTATATATTTCTCAAGAAAAATTGTTTTACCTATTAAACGTATGGCCAATTATATGGATTGTATAAAAAAGGGAAATCTTAATATTTTAGAAGAAGTTCAGACTAATATTCCTGTATCTAACAAAGAAATAGATTTGCTTGTTACAGGATTTATTGATATGCTATCTACACTTAATAAACTTATTTGCAATGCCAAAGAAGTAACTGCAGTCGTAGAAAGAAATACATTAGCATTACAAGATGTTTCTACTAATACTTTGAATTCAGCCACTGAAATTGAAAGTGCTATTGAAAGCATCACGCAAGGCACTATATCCCAATGTGCCAAAATTGAACAATCTGTTTGTTTAACAAATGAGTTATCTCATACTATTAATGAGGTTTCCTCATTTCTTTCACAACTCCAGTCAACCTGCCAATTTACTGTGGATACTAGTAAGAATGCTCAAATTGACATCGAAATGTTATCTGAGCATTCCTTAAATAATCTCTGTATAAGCAACTCTATTAATTTGCAAGTTATAGAATTAGGTAATCAAGTAGATAAAGTAAATTCTATCCTTACTATTATTAAAAATATTAGTGAGCAAACTAATCTATTAGCTTTAAACGCTTCAATAGAAGCTGCTAGAGCTGGAGTAGCTGGAAGAGGTTTCGTAATAGTGGCCAATGAAATTAAATCTTTGGCCTTACAGACTATTAATGCTATAAATCATATTTCATCTTTACTTAAAGATATTGAACTTCAAAAACAAGCTACCTTAACAGATTTAAATAAGTCTATTAAGATCTTTGAAAACGAAGCTCCTCTAGTTCAGAAAACCACAGATAACTTAAAAAATATTTTTAAGCAAATGGATTCTATTAATAACTATATTGTTGATGTCCATTCTCTTCTAGACAATTGTGTTATTAAACAAAATAATTTTAACGCTAATATTAAAGATATTTCTTATATTTCTCAAGAAAGTGTAAGTATCGCTCAAGAAGTAAATAGTGAGGCTATACAACAGACCACCTACGCTAACCAAATTCTTTTAGTTTCAGATGCCCTATCTAAAAGTGTAACTAATTTAAAGCAGTCTTACGAAAGATTTAATTATTAA
- a CDS encoding ABC transporter substrate-binding protein has translation MSKSKLKRWSVLLLCGSMALGVGCSKSNESSDKQAKPNATTQSATETENKTETKTEASDPVKISFLNSKGEIQEQLETMATTFTAENPNITVEVIPCAAGQSPFEMLTTLYAANNAPALAMLDPADVSAFKENLGDLSQEKWVNDTMPGALDSLKADDKIIGFPFAVEGWGLIYNKNVLDEANVDPTTINTTAKLEEAFQKIEANGKSGVIITPADWSLGAHLFTTAFSDQSSNTSDIKKVLEELSTNKANIKDNVVVNGLLDTFDVMKKYNYAKADPLSAAYETNPKQLGEGEVGFWFMGNWAWANIKEFAGDNTNFGFIPVPISNNEADYGNTQLPVATTKAIVLDASQNSIEQQNAAKVFLDWIVYQENGQKGLVQECSIIPAFTNISIEINDPLGKSIQQYIKDGKTSNGVMLSNKHWADVGAAMQKYLGNYSEREELFSTISEYWASGDYK, from the coding sequence ATGTCAAAATCTAAGTTAAAAAGGTGGAGTGTATTACTACTATGTGGAAGTATGGCGTTAGGAGTAGGGTGTTCAAAGTCAAATGAGTCTTCAGATAAACAAGCTAAACCTAATGCTACAACTCAGTCAGCAACCGAGACAGAAAACAAGACAGAAACAAAGACAGAAGCAAGTGACCCAGTTAAAATTTCATTTTTAAATTCAAAAGGTGAGATTCAAGAGCAATTAGAAACGATGGCCACAACATTTACAGCTGAGAATCCTAATATTACAGTGGAAGTAATACCTTGCGCAGCTGGACAATCACCTTTTGAGATGTTAACCACTTTGTATGCTGCTAATAATGCCCCTGCACTAGCTATGCTAGACCCAGCTGATGTAAGTGCTTTTAAAGAAAACCTAGGAGATTTGTCACAAGAAAAATGGGTTAATGATACGATGCCTGGTGCATTAGATTCTTTAAAAGCAGATGATAAGATTATTGGATTTCCTTTTGCAGTAGAAGGATGGGGATTAATTTATAATAAGAACGTCTTAGATGAAGCAAACGTTGACCCAACAACTATTAATACAACAGCCAAATTAGAAGAAGCTTTTCAAAAAATAGAAGCTAATGGAAAGTCAGGAGTTATCATAACACCTGCAGACTGGTCTTTAGGGGCTCATTTATTCACAACCGCATTTAGTGACCAATCTAGTAATACGAGTGACATTAAGAAGGTACTAGAAGAACTTTCTACTAACAAGGCTAATATTAAAGATAATGTGGTAGTAAATGGGCTTTTAGATACATTTGATGTTATGAAAAAATATAATTATGCTAAAGCAGATCCACTTTCAGCAGCCTATGAAACCAATCCTAAACAATTAGGAGAAGGAGAAGTTGGCTTTTGGTTTATGGGAAATTGGGCTTGGGCGAACATAAAAGAATTTGCAGGAGATAATACCAACTTTGGTTTTATTCCAGTACCTATTAGTAATAATGAAGCAGATTATGGTAATACCCAGTTACCAGTGGCAACAACTAAAGCCATTGTTTTAGATGCTAGTCAAAATTCAATAGAACAACAAAATGCAGCTAAAGTATTTTTAGATTGGATTGTTTATCAAGAAAATGGACAAAAGGGTCTTGTTCAAGAATGTTCAATCATTCCTGCATTTACAAATATTTCAATAGAGATTAATGATCCTCTAGGAAAATCAATCCAACAATATATCAAAGATGGTAAGACTTCAAATGGTGTAATGTTATCTAATAAGCATTGGGCAGACGTAGGAGCAGCTATGCAAAAATATTTAGGTAACTATTCAGAAAGGGAAGAATTATTCTCAACTATATCTGAGTACTGGGCATCAGGAGATTATAAATAA
- a CDS encoding carbohydrate ABC transporter permease: protein MKKAYRWWEKIKDYLLFAGPITVAFFTVVIIPFLYGLFLTFTNWNGISSEYSIVGLENYKQIFSDSGFLNSLGLTFKYVIITVIITNVMAFTLAAILTSGTKGQNIFRAGFFTPNLIGGVALGYIWQFIFNNILTYFGTTYGNSFFASSLLSSPNRAFWALVIVSVWQYSGYMMLIYITGFLNLPKDVLEAASIDGAEGWARIKNVVLPLVMPACTISVFLTLQRTFMVYDVNMALTKGGPFKTTELISMFVYQKAFKERSYGIGQSQAVILFLIVAIISITQVYITKKREVEA, encoded by the coding sequence ATGAAAAAGGCGTATAGATGGTGGGAAAAAATCAAAGATTATTTACTATTTGCAGGACCAATAACAGTGGCATTTTTTACAGTAGTCATAATACCCTTCCTGTATGGTTTGTTTCTGACCTTTACAAATTGGAATGGTATTTCAAGTGAGTATTCTATTGTTGGGCTTGAGAATTATAAACAAATTTTCTCTGATTCAGGATTTTTGAATTCATTGGGGCTTACATTTAAGTATGTGATTATAACTGTAATTATCACAAATGTTATGGCATTTACCCTTGCAGCTATATTAACCAGTGGAACAAAAGGACAAAATATTTTTAGGGCAGGTTTTTTTACGCCTAACTTAATTGGAGGAGTAGCCTTAGGATATATATGGCAATTTATTTTTAATAATATATTAACCTACTTTGGAACAACCTATGGTAATTCATTTTTTGCTTCCTCACTCCTGTCTAGTCCAAATAGAGCTTTTTGGGCTTTGGTTATTGTAAGTGTATGGCAGTATTCAGGATATATGATGTTGATTTATATTACAGGATTTCTAAATTTACCTAAAGATGTTTTAGAAGCAGCCAGCATTGATGGTGCAGAGGGGTGGGCAAGAATAAAAAATGTAGTACTACCATTAGTGATGCCTGCTTGTACCATATCAGTATTTTTGACACTTCAACGTACTTTTATGGTATACGATGTTAATATGGCCTTAACTAAAGGTGGACCATTTAAGACAACAGAGCTTATTTCAATGTTTGTTTATCAGAAGGCATTTAAGGAAAGGTCCTATGGCATTGGACAGTCTCAAGCAGTAATCTTGTTTTTAATTGTAGCCATTATATCTATTACCCAGGTATATATAACTAAAAAGAGGGAGGTAGAAGCATAA
- a CDS encoding carbohydrate ABC transporter permease — protein MSKKKILNILKISFLSILFIVYLAPIFFALINSFKPSNNIIANPLSIISHSSIKNYIVAAEKMSFIRSFGNSLLITVLSVGLIILTASMAAYLFCRKEWKINIFMFYAMVAAMILPFQALMIPLVSIYGGKLNILNKWTLIYMYIGFGAPLAVFMYHGFIKGIPTELDEAGKIDGATNLQVFTKIVWPILKPITLTITILDVLWIWNDFLLPSLILIDAKERTLPLSTFYFYGTYSVDLGLMMAGLILTIIPVIILYLFLQKYILEGVVQGAIK, from the coding sequence ATGAGTAAAAAGAAGATATTAAATATACTAAAAATAAGTTTCTTAAGTATATTGTTCATTGTATATTTAGCACCTATATTTTTTGCATTAATTAATTCTTTTAAACCAAGCAATAATATTATTGCAAATCCACTCTCAATAATAAGTCATTCAAGTATAAAAAACTATATAGTAGCAGCTGAAAAAATGAGTTTTATACGTTCATTTGGTAATTCTTTGTTAATTACAGTTTTAAGTGTAGGCTTGATTATTTTGACAGCATCAATGGCAGCCTATCTATTTTGCAGGAAAGAATGGAAGATTAATATCTTTATGTTTTATGCCATGGTAGCAGCCATGATCTTACCTTTTCAAGCATTGATGATCCCTCTTGTAAGTATATATGGAGGCAAATTAAATATCTTGAATAAATGGACACTTATTTATATGTATATAGGCTTTGGGGCACCGTTAGCTGTTTTTATGTATCACGGATTTATCAAAGGGATACCTACTGAATTAGATGAAGCTGGTAAAATAGACGGTGCAACTAATCTACAAGTATTTACCAAGATTGTATGGCCTATTTTAAAACCTATTACCCTAACAATTACAATCCTAGATGTATTGTGGATATGGAATGATTTCTTACTACCTTCACTTATATTAATAGATGCCAAGGAAAGAACGTTGCCGTTATCTACATTTTACTTTTATGGAACCTATAGCGTGGATTTAGGATTGATGATGGCAGGGTTAATTTTAACCATCATTCCAGTTATCATCTTATATTTATTCCTTCAGAAATATATTTTGGAAGGTGTTGTGCAAGGGGCTATAAAATAA